One window of the Rhodothermales bacterium genome contains the following:
- a CDS encoding glycosyltransferase family 2 protein, with protein sequence MPETNDIQQQTGTELSPSGIPVVRQSFMPVRRKEDDLPTAAETEESLFRRVFLYGFLSLALFILIYVFLYDPGGYLFRFTGWSSNLRGSGLIVYSSIVALVLFLVILLFRYLSLMNMAYLNTVRHTVRTGHDETFLPGISIIVPAYNEGKLLQSTIKSLVYMEYPKFEIIIVDDGSTDDTRQVARGLVGHYRDGAVEVRLVEKSNGGKSTALNAGIQVSRYDFLLNVDGDSQLSPDTLRKAIRHFVDPRLGAIAGNVKVLNRNNIWTTLQALEYVEGLNMARSAQSVVKLVNIIPGPLGLFRKQAILDAGWYSSDTFAEDADITLKILRAGWRVEYEPDAKSYTEAPDRIVDLLKQRYRWTRGILQAVRKHRDLFFNPTINFGGTIVMWSMAFESLIWPIMNVFANAYFIFIALVFNMSYYLVYWWLSLTILDLIAALYCIAVEKEEIRLVFYSLFYRLFFILIIDVCKTFATIEEFLGFGMNWGKLERIGTGARK encoded by the coding sequence ATGCCTGAAACCAACGATATCCAGCAGCAGACCGGGACGGAATTGTCCCCATCGGGCATCCCGGTGGTCCGGCAGTCCTTCATGCCCGTGCGCCGCAAGGAGGATGACCTCCCCACCGCCGCGGAAACGGAGGAGTCACTGTTCCGACGGGTCTTCCTGTACGGCTTCCTGTCCCTGGCCCTGTTCATCCTGATCTACGTCTTTCTGTACGATCCGGGCGGGTACCTCTTCCGGTTTACGGGGTGGAGTTCGAACCTGCGGGGCAGCGGGCTCATTGTGTATTCCTCCATCGTGGCCCTGGTCCTCTTCCTGGTCATCCTGCTGTTCCGGTACCTGTCGCTCATGAACATGGCGTACCTGAATACGGTGCGTCATACCGTGAGGACGGGCCACGATGAGACGTTCCTGCCGGGTATTTCCATCATCGTGCCGGCCTACAACGAAGGCAAGCTCCTTCAGAGCACCATCAAGTCACTGGTGTACATGGAGTACCCCAAGTTCGAGATCATCATCGTGGATGATGGTTCGACGGACGATACCCGGCAGGTGGCCCGCGGCCTTGTGGGCCATTACCGTGACGGTGCCGTGGAAGTCCGCCTGGTCGAAAAGTCCAACGGCGGCAAGTCCACCGCGTTGAACGCCGGAATCCAGGTTTCCCGCTATGACTTCCTGCTGAATGTGGACGGGGACTCGCAGCTGTCACCCGATACATTGCGCAAGGCCATCCGCCATTTCGTGGATCCCCGTCTGGGCGCCATTGCGGGCAACGTGAAGGTGCTCAACCGGAACAACATCTGGACGACCCTGCAAGCGCTGGAGTATGTGGAAGGCCTGAACATGGCCCGGTCCGCGCAGTCCGTGGTCAAGCTTGTGAACATCATTCCGGGACCGCTCGGGCTGTTCCGCAAGCAGGCCATCCTGGATGCCGGCTGGTACAGCTCCGATACGTTTGCAGAAGACGCCGACATCACACTCAAAATCCTGCGCGCCGGCTGGCGCGTGGAGTATGAGCCGGATGCCAAATCCTATACGGAAGCACCGGACCGGATTGTGGATCTCCTGAAGCAACGCTACCGCTGGACGCGGGGCATCCTCCAGGCCGTTCGCAAGCACCGGGACTTGTTCTTCAACCCGACCATCAATTTCGGGGGGACCATCGTGATGTGGTCCATGGCGTTCGAGTCGCTGATCTGGCCCATCATGAACGTGTTCGCGAACGCCTACTTCATTTTCATCGCGCTTGTGTTCAACATGAGCTACTACCTGGTCTATTGGTGGCTCTCCCTGACCATCCTGGATCTCATTGCCGCTCTGTATTGTATTGCGGTGGAGAAGGAGGAAATCCGTCTGGTCTTCTACTCGCTGTTCTACCGGCTCTTCTTCATCCTCATCATCGATGTCTGCAAGACCTTTGCAACCATCGAGGAATTCCTGGGCTTCGGAATGAACTGGGGCAAGCTGGAACGGATTGGCACGGGCGCCCGCAAGTAG
- the bshB1 gene encoding bacillithiol biosynthesis deacetylase BshB1, whose amino-acid sequence MTCDVVAFGAHPDDVELFAGGTICSLVDQGHSVGIVDLTRGELGSRGTVSGRAAEAAEAARILGVRTRLNLDIPDGDIADTHENRLKVIRTLRALRPHILLINAPDCRHPDHPAAARLVGDAVFQSGLTKIETKDENGVLQEAWRPHHVLHYIQSIELEPTLVVDVSDVWERRMQALRAYTSQFHSPDYVAAPDEPETFISNPAFMQWIEARMRVAGYRIGATYGEPFIYRHGPMGTHDLMGMLSKERPFR is encoded by the coding sequence ATGACCTGTGATGTAGTCGCCTTCGGAGCCCACCCCGACGACGTGGAACTGTTCGCCGGCGGAACCATCTGCAGCCTGGTCGACCAGGGGCATTCGGTGGGTATTGTGGACCTGACGCGCGGCGAACTGGGCTCGCGCGGCACGGTCAGCGGTCGGGCGGCCGAGGCCGCCGAGGCCGCCCGTATCCTCGGGGTCCGAACGCGCCTGAACCTGGACATCCCCGATGGTGATATTGCCGACACGCACGAGAACCGCCTGAAAGTCATCCGGACCCTGCGGGCGTTGCGGCCCCATATCCTGCTCATCAATGCGCCGGACTGCCGGCACCCGGACCATCCGGCCGCCGCCCGACTGGTCGGGGACGCCGTCTTCCAGTCGGGTCTGACGAAAATTGAAACAAAGGACGAAAACGGCGTTCTCCAGGAAGCCTGGCGGCCGCATCACGTCCTGCATTACATCCAGTCCATCGAGCTCGAGCCGACGCTCGTGGTCGACGTATCGGATGTCTGGGAGCGCCGCATGCAGGCGCTGAGAGCCTACACGTCGCAGTTCCACTCGCCCGATTACGTCGCGGCGCCGGACGAACCCGAGACTTTCATCTCGAATCCGGCCTTCATGCAGTGGATAGAAGCGCGCATGCGCGTGGCGGGGTACCGGATCGGAGCCACCTATGGCGAGCCGTTCATCTACCGGCACGGGCCCATGGGAACGCATGACCTCATGGGCATGCTCAGCAAGGAGCGCCCGTTTCGCTAG
- the leuS gene encoding leucine--tRNA ligase, producing the protein MADYPFRQIEQKWQDHWESCKTFRTPESPDTSRPKFYVLDMFPYPSGVGLHVGHPLGYIATDITARYKRMRGFNVLHPMGFDAFGLPAEQYAVEHGVHPRVTTETNIENMLRQLKSIGLSYDWDRKLATTDVDYYRWTQWIFLQLYHSWYDAEQERARPIAELEDRLAAQDPAWNGKTAAEKEAVLAEYRLAYLAEVPVNWCPQLGTVLANEEVTNDGRSERGNYPVFKRPLKQWMLRITAYGDRLVRDLDDVDWPEPVKLMQRNWVGRSEGAHVDFRVHGHDETIRVFTTRPDTLFGATYMVLAPEHPLVDRVTTPDHQSAVDAYRSVTAAKTDIDRMADSKTKTGVDTGAVAVNPVNGERIPIWVADYVLMGYGTGAIMAVPAQDDRDWAFAETFDLPIVRTVQPPDDFEGKAWTGDGAAINSGFLDGLEMAAAKKKMIAWLEEHGHGEGTVTYKLRDWLFSRQRYWGEPFPILHGPDGTVRAVPEEHLPVELPPMDDFRPTATSDPDAPPRPPLSRAPEAWRTVELDGVTYERELNTMPQWAGSCWYYLRFLDNTNDEAFVAPGKERYWMGDNGVDLYIGGVEHAVLHLLYARFWHKVLFDLGHVGTKEPFGRLYNQGYIQAYAYRDARGIAVEATEVVDQDGRPATEVQDQPGRRFFHDGEPVTQEYGKMGKSLKNAVSPDEINEQYGCDTLRLYEMYLGPLDASKPWNTRDIVGVNRFLRRVWRNFVDEDSGELLVTDEVAPEALLRSLHKTIERVTHDMERMSFNTAIAALIEFTSELIALERIPRDVARSFVLMLAPLAPHMAEELWSRMGHAETLAYKPWPVADPALLKDSTIDLAVQVNGKLRATISVDANASQEDILSVAKLDPNVARHLEGKTMRREIYVPGRLVNLVVS; encoded by the coding sequence ATGGCTGATTACCCCTTCCGGCAGATAGAACAGAAATGGCAGGACCACTGGGAGTCCTGCAAGACCTTCCGCACTCCCGAGTCGCCCGACACGTCCCGCCCCAAGTTCTACGTCCTCGACATGTTTCCCTACCCCAGTGGCGTGGGACTGCACGTGGGTCACCCCCTGGGGTACATTGCGACCGACATCACGGCGCGGTACAAGCGGATGCGTGGCTTCAACGTATTGCACCCCATGGGTTTCGATGCGTTCGGCCTACCCGCTGAGCAGTATGCCGTGGAGCACGGCGTGCATCCGCGGGTCACGACCGAGACGAACATCGAGAACATGCTCCGGCAGCTGAAGTCGATCGGTCTGAGTTATGACTGGGATCGGAAACTGGCCACGACGGATGTGGACTATTATCGCTGGACCCAGTGGATCTTCCTGCAGCTCTACCACTCCTGGTACGATGCCGAGCAGGAACGGGCGCGCCCGATTGCGGAACTGGAAGACCGGCTGGCCGCACAGGATCCTGCATGGAACGGCAAGACGGCAGCGGAGAAGGAGGCCGTCCTGGCTGAATACCGCCTGGCCTACCTCGCCGAGGTACCCGTGAACTGGTGCCCGCAGCTGGGGACGGTCCTGGCCAACGAAGAGGTGACGAACGACGGCCGGAGCGAACGGGGCAATTATCCGGTGTTCAAGCGTCCCCTGAAGCAGTGGATGCTGCGGATTACCGCGTACGGGGACCGGTTGGTGCGCGACCTGGATGACGTCGATTGGCCGGAGCCCGTCAAGCTCATGCAGCGCAACTGGGTCGGCCGGAGCGAGGGCGCCCACGTGGACTTCCGCGTACATGGACACGACGAGACCATCCGCGTGTTCACCACCCGGCCCGACACGCTTTTCGGAGCTACGTACATGGTCCTCGCGCCGGAGCACCCGCTGGTGGACCGTGTTACGACGCCTGACCACCAGTCGGCCGTGGACGCCTACCGAAGCGTCACCGCAGCAAAGACGGACATCGACCGGATGGCCGACAGCAAGACCAAGACGGGTGTGGACACGGGTGCCGTTGCCGTGAATCCTGTCAACGGAGAACGGATTCCCATCTGGGTGGCCGATTATGTGTTGATGGGCTACGGGACGGGAGCCATCATGGCCGTTCCGGCTCAGGACGACAGGGACTGGGCATTCGCCGAGACGTTTGACCTCCCCATCGTGCGGACCGTTCAGCCACCGGACGACTTCGAAGGCAAGGCATGGACAGGGGACGGAGCCGCCATCAACTCCGGCTTCCTGGACGGCCTGGAAATGGCGGCCGCCAAGAAGAAAATGATTGCCTGGCTCGAAGAACACGGCCACGGCGAAGGGACGGTCACCTACAAATTGCGCGATTGGCTGTTCAGCCGGCAGCGGTACTGGGGCGAACCGTTTCCCATCCTGCACGGCCCCGACGGCACGGTTCGCGCCGTTCCGGAGGAGCATTTGCCGGTGGAACTCCCCCCGATGGACGACTTCCGCCCCACCGCCACGTCCGACCCCGATGCCCCGCCCCGCCCGCCGCTGAGTCGGGCACCGGAAGCCTGGCGCACGGTGGAACTGGACGGTGTTACCTACGAGCGCGAGCTGAACACCATGCCGCAATGGGCCGGCTCCTGCTGGTATTACCTCCGCTTCCTGGACAATACCAACGACGAGGCCTTCGTGGCGCCGGGGAAAGAACGGTATTGGATGGGCGACAATGGCGTGGACCTGTACATCGGAGGTGTCGAGCATGCCGTGTTGCACCTGCTCTATGCCCGGTTCTGGCACAAGGTGCTGTTCGACCTGGGCCATGTAGGTACCAAGGAGCCCTTTGGACGGCTCTACAACCAGGGCTATATCCAGGCCTACGCCTACCGCGATGCCCGGGGCATAGCCGTGGAAGCCACCGAAGTGGTGGACCAGGACGGCCGCCCGGCCACCGAGGTCCAGGATCAACCCGGCCGTCGCTTCTTCCACGATGGGGAGCCCGTCACGCAGGAGTACGGCAAGATGGGCAAGAGCCTGAAAAACGCCGTAAGCCCGGACGAAATCAACGAGCAGTACGGATGCGACACGCTCCGTCTGTACGAGATGTACCTGGGCCCGCTGGACGCATCCAAACCGTGGAATACCCGCGACATCGTGGGGGTCAACCGCTTCCTGCGCCGGGTATGGCGCAATTTCGTCGACGAGGACAGCGGCGAACTCCTGGTGACTGACGAGGTGGCGCCGGAGGCCCTGCTCCGCAGCCTGCACAAGACCATCGAGCGGGTCACCCACGACATGGAACGGATGAGCTTCAACACGGCGATTGCCGCGCTCATTGAATTCACGTCCGAACTCATTGCCCTGGAACGGATTCCCCGCGACGTGGCCCGCTCATTCGTGCTCATGCTGGCGCCGCTTGCCCCCCACATGGCAGAGGAACTCTGGAGCCGGATGGGACATGCGGAAACGCTCGCCTACAAACCCTGGCCCGTGGCCGACCCGGCCCTGCTCAAGGACAGCACCATTGACTTGGCCGTCCAGGTCAACGGCAAGCTCCGGGCGACTATTTCGGTCGATGCGAACGCCTCGCAAGAAGACATCCTCTCTGTCGCGAAGCTCGATCCGAATGTGGCCCGGCACCTGGAAGGCAAAACGATGCGCCGCGAAATCTACGTTCCCGGCCGTCTGGTCAACCTGGTGGTATCATGA
- the bshC gene encoding bacillithiol biosynthesis cysteine-adding enzyme BshC, producing MRRIPFSSFQSFSRLFSDYVHEPDKLESFFNGDFRLAADRAARAEAAASAHPDRKPLTHLLRKQAREWGILDASEPLILKLENPESVAVVTGQQLGLFGGPLYTLYKTLTTIQLASRMELETGRPVVPVFWLEGEDHDFEEIAWCGLFEGDTPKTITCPDDETQNGRAIGRRTLPEGIVGTLDELEGLLQPTEFRDDVMRLLREAYVPGRTFLSAFVQVMQAMTGTGRILFVSPDDPDLKRLGEQVFEHEINDWRGSHERLETVSSSLSTSWHAQVTSSPTNLFLHREDGRVAVDAGDQGLELRDGTPITEADLLDLLSRDPGSFSPNVVLRPLLQDAVLPTAAYVAGPGEVAYFAQFKPLYTWAHIPMPIIFPRASVSLVERRIEKVLDRYSLDVPDLEDQLDRLFRRVVLDNMDVDLDEVFSSAGKHLHEAVNAIKPVIEQMDPSLVKSAEAMRAQFMKEWSGLKNRLVKAERSRQDIVRDQLERAILSLVPDGTLQERFVSPVYFMNKYGPGFTQRLLDELELDTETHQVLSI from the coding sequence TTGAGACGGATTCCCTTTTCATCCTTTCAATCATTCTCCCGGCTGTTCAGTGACTATGTCCATGAGCCGGACAAACTGGAATCCTTTTTCAACGGAGACTTCCGGCTGGCAGCCGATCGGGCAGCCCGTGCGGAAGCTGCGGCAAGCGCGCATCCTGACCGGAAGCCCCTGACACATCTGCTTCGAAAGCAGGCCCGGGAATGGGGCATTCTCGACGCCAGTGAGCCCCTCATCCTGAAGCTGGAAAACCCGGAATCGGTCGCTGTCGTCACGGGGCAGCAACTGGGCCTGTTTGGCGGCCCCCTCTACACGCTGTACAAGACCCTCACGACCATCCAACTGGCGTCCCGGATGGAGCTCGAAACGGGACGACCGGTCGTCCCCGTGTTCTGGCTCGAAGGAGAGGATCACGACTTCGAGGAAATTGCCTGGTGCGGTCTGTTCGAGGGAGACACTCCGAAGACCATCACGTGTCCGGATGATGAGACCCAGAACGGACGGGCCATCGGCAGACGGACCCTCCCCGAGGGCATCGTCGGTACGCTGGACGAACTGGAGGGTTTGTTGCAGCCCACGGAATTCCGCGACGACGTCATGCGCCTGCTGCGGGAGGCCTACGTTCCTGGTCGCACGTTCCTTTCCGCCTTCGTCCAGGTCATGCAGGCCATGACCGGGACCGGACGCATCCTGTTCGTGTCTCCGGACGATCCGGATCTGAAGCGACTCGGGGAACAGGTCTTCGAACATGAAATCAACGACTGGCGGGGTAGCCACGAGCGTCTGGAAACCGTCAGCAGCTCGCTCTCCACGTCCTGGCACGCCCAGGTCACTTCGTCCCCCACGAATCTGTTCCTGCATCGGGAGGACGGCCGCGTGGCCGTGGATGCAGGCGACCAGGGCCTCGAGCTCCGGGACGGAACACCCATCACCGAGGCCGATCTGCTCGATCTGTTGTCCCGGGATCCCGGCTCCTTCAGCCCCAATGTAGTCCTTCGCCCGCTGCTCCAGGATGCCGTCCTGCCAACCGCAGCCTATGTGGCCGGACCCGGGGAAGTCGCCTATTTCGCCCAGTTCAAACCGTTGTACACGTGGGCCCACATACCGATGCCCATCATTTTCCCGAGGGCAAGTGTCTCGCTCGTTGAACGACGCATTGAGAAAGTCCTGGACCGCTACAGCCTCGACGTGCCGGACCTGGAAGACCAACTCGACCGGCTGTTCCGTCGCGTGGTGCTGGACAACATGGACGTTGACCTGGACGAGGTCTTTTCTTCGGCAGGCAAACATCTCCACGAGGCCGTGAACGCGATCAAGCCAGTCATCGAGCAGATGGATCCCTCGCTCGTGAAGAGCGCCGAGGCCATGCGGGCCCAGTTCATGAAAGAGTGGTCCGGGCTGAAGAACCGCCTGGTCAAGGCCGAACGGTCCCGGCAGGACATTGTCCGCGACCAATTGGAGCGCGCCATCCTGTCGCTCGTCCCGGACGGAACGTTGCAGGAACGTTTTGTGAGTCCGGTGTACTTCATGAACAAATACGGTCCCGGTTTCACCCAGCGGTTGCTGGACGAGTTGGAACTGGACACCGAGACGCATCAAGTACTGAGTATTTGA
- a CDS encoding bifunctional nuclease family protein translates to MDFVQVDIIGLSTSPSSGGAYALVLGEVNGNRRLPIIIGAFEAQSIALELEKIQPPRPMTHDLIRDLFNAVGAEVTDIVIDELREGTFFAKIRYAIAGASGQLDARPSDAVALAVRVDAPIFVDAAVLDEAGIPADDSDDESEDAPSEAMAEPEPAEPKSALEKLEDDLQTAIAEEDYERAARLRDDISRLKSESN, encoded by the coding sequence ATGGATTTTGTCCAAGTCGATATCATAGGCCTTTCCACGAGTCCCTCCAGTGGAGGGGCATATGCCCTTGTGCTGGGCGAAGTGAATGGAAACCGCCGACTGCCCATCATTATCGGGGCGTTCGAGGCCCAGTCCATTGCCCTCGAACTGGAGAAAATCCAGCCGCCCCGGCCCATGACACACGACCTCATCCGGGACCTGTTCAACGCCGTGGGCGCGGAGGTCACGGATATCGTGATCGATGAGCTGCGGGAAGGCACGTTCTTCGCCAAGATCCGCTACGCCATTGCGGGTGCATCCGGGCAGTTGGACGCACGACCGTCCGATGCCGTCGCGTTGGCCGTACGTGTCGACGCCCCTATTTTCGTGGACGCGGCCGTGCTGGACGAAGCGGGCATTCCGGCCGACGACTCGGACGACGAGAGCGAAGATGCCCCGTCCGAAGCCATGGCCGAACCGGAGCCTGCCGAACCCAAGTCCGCGCTGGAGAAACTGGAGGACGACCTTCAGACCGCCATCGCGGAGGAAGACTACGAACGGGCGGCTCGGCTGCGGGATGATATCAGCCGATTGAAAAGTGAGAGCAATTGA
- the hisC gene encoding histidinol-phosphate transaminase — translation MKEPDDLLVERLRSQVRAERPYIVPGARSVPYKLNQNESPFDLPPVLKRELLESWFQIPFNRYPSEQPDRLVHALATSLGVDPSGILVGNGSNELTHTIGLCLIRPDRPVVVPRPMFALYESVIRLFGGRVVGVAPRENLQFDTEALLDAIRTEDPDVSIVTTPNNPTGLAMPFRDVKRIVETARGFVVVDEAYHEFNPEASALTLLPEHPNVIVVRTLSKAFGLAGIRLGYLVAHPEVTGHLLKARLPFMVDRMAESVGMALVQHPEIIQERIGLIQDATARLTGALQDMPAVDVLPSQANFVLFRTGHDPSDMLERLADRGVLVRNMGGYPELKGWLRVNAGTPHENQAFLDALTSALSEMP, via the coding sequence GTGAAAGAGCCCGACGATCTGCTGGTTGAACGCTTGCGCAGCCAAGTCCGCGCCGAGCGCCCCTACATCGTGCCCGGTGCACGCAGCGTTCCCTACAAGCTGAACCAGAACGAGAGTCCGTTCGATCTTCCGCCGGTCCTGAAGCGGGAATTGCTGGAGTCCTGGTTCCAGATTCCCTTCAACCGGTATCCGTCGGAACAACCGGACCGACTCGTCCACGCGCTTGCCACCAGCCTGGGTGTGGATCCGTCCGGCATCCTTGTGGGAAACGGATCCAACGAATTGACCCACACCATCGGGCTTTGCCTCATTCGCCCGGACCGCCCGGTCGTCGTGCCGCGACCCATGTTCGCGCTTTATGAGTCGGTCATCCGGCTCTTTGGTGGTCGTGTGGTGGGCGTCGCACCGCGGGAAAACCTGCAGTTCGATACCGAGGCGTTGCTGGATGCCATCCGGACCGAAGATCCGGACGTGAGCATTGTAACCACTCCGAACAATCCGACCGGCCTGGCCATGCCGTTCCGGGACGTGAAGCGGATTGTGGAAACAGCCCGTGGATTCGTGGTGGTGGATGAAGCCTACCACGAGTTCAACCCGGAAGCCTCCGCATTGACACTGCTGCCGGAGCATCCCAATGTGATCGTGGTCCGGACACTGTCGAAGGCGTTCGGTCTTGCCGGTATCCGGCTGGGGTACCTGGTGGCCCATCCGGAAGTCACCGGTCACCTGCTCAAGGCCCGTTTGCCGTTCATGGTGGATCGGATGGCTGAATCCGTGGGCATGGCCCTGGTTCAGCACCCGGAGATCATCCAGGAGCGGATTGGTCTCATCCAGGACGCCACTGCGCGCCTGACGGGCGCGCTCCAGGACATGCCTGCCGTGGATGTACTGCCGTCCCAGGCAAACTTCGTACTTTTCCGTACCGGACACGACCCGTCCGACATGCTTGAACGATTGGCGGACCGGGGGGTACTTGTACGCAACATGGGCGGGTACCCGGAGCTGAAAGGATGGCTCCGGGTGAATGCCGGAACGCCCCATGAGAACCAGGCATTTCTGGATGCGTTGACCTCTGCTCTGTCGGAAATGCCATAG
- a CDS encoding DUF3276 family protein, with translation MSQDYSDDDYHGGYHGDDQRGSYRDEVFSRRVPAGKRTYFFDVKTTRSGEDFFLTITESKRTGEESYEKHKIFLYKEDFGKFVSALHEAVGFVQEECLPDFEFRGLPHLSEFDGEPGGH, from the coding sequence ATGAGCCAGGATTATTCTGATGACGATTATCACGGTGGATATCACGGGGATGATCAACGCGGGAGCTATCGGGATGAGGTGTTCTCCCGACGGGTCCCCGCCGGCAAGCGTACGTACTTCTTCGATGTCAAGACAACCCGTTCCGGGGAAGACTTCTTCCTGACCATCACGGAAAGCAAACGAACGGGTGAGGAATCCTACGAAAAGCACAAGATCTTCCTGTACAAGGAGGACTTCGGGAAATTCGTGTCGGCCTTGCACGAAGCCGTAGGATTCGTGCAGGAAGAGTGCCTGCCGGACTTCGAATTCAGGGGTCTTCCCCATCTTTCCGAATTTGACGGGGAACCCGGAGGCCACTGA
- a CDS encoding trypsin-like peptidase domain-containing protein — MRHIALFLVLLPVLAGQGRAQVVQDVQLRAEADRSVLFPGDTLRVELSAYVSASHARDALSTGWLLSDVSSPAPDGPLRQVNATRPQSRDGQAIAGTMVYRFTRTFIYVAEDPRPDIVTVGPWILPNAGRPVEAPGIPVEVVPRPAFTPDLARAVLPLFAEIQSAAGTTLLRRDGHAVLVAGSAVLTSWHIIRNASVITVLLPSGRQMRVGRGWAISAERDLALLYVDPSVILDEGIAPVRLAPLPADASEQWLYTLSPGRQSTGRLHAGMDGRRWITTNPVRPGDSGSPLLDSRGDVVGIVTAGTVLSPRTDVLREEITVAHDPRPLLQPFLDGQPPRTIADLIPVNDPWHQMTELGAAMAALSRPDGRRDMNGLSVAATRSLILSELLDLMDAAISAPIPDPELLYSLGLLAHLGGDRQLAEQGFQASIQAEPGHYGANYLLGLINLARRDWTESDLHFGRAAAAGPFRHLATYGRARSAMGMHAWSRAAALLQDVIAYDPSFAPALFDLGQVHVAQGQLNEARQVAGALARVDGYWARRLARMIARPEWGPSSLTEMPLVPFRIPDLL; from the coding sequence TTGCGCCACATAGCCCTTTTCCTGGTACTGCTTCCAGTCCTCGCGGGACAGGGGCGGGCCCAGGTGGTACAGGATGTCCAGCTTCGCGCGGAGGCCGATCGCAGTGTATTGTTTCCCGGCGATACCCTGCGTGTTGAACTTTCCGCCTATGTTTCGGCATCCCACGCCCGGGATGCCTTGTCAACCGGGTGGCTTCTGTCGGATGTGTCCAGTCCGGCACCGGACGGTCCGTTGCGCCAGGTGAATGCGACGAGGCCCCAGTCCAGGGATGGCCAGGCCATAGCGGGCACCATGGTCTATCGATTCACGCGGACCTTCATCTATGTGGCCGAAGATCCCCGGCCGGACATCGTCACCGTGGGTCCATGGATTCTTCCGAATGCGGGTCGTCCCGTGGAGGCGCCGGGCATCCCGGTCGAAGTCGTTCCACGTCCTGCGTTTACTCCAGACCTGGCCCGTGCCGTTCTGCCGCTGTTTGCAGAAATACAATCCGCGGCCGGTACAACGCTGCTGCGCAGGGACGGTCACGCCGTTCTGGTAGCCGGTTCTGCCGTGCTCACGTCCTGGCATATCATCCGGAATGCATCGGTCATTACCGTCCTACTCCCGTCAGGACGACAGATGCGCGTCGGACGGGGTTGGGCCATCAGTGCCGAGCGTGACCTGGCGTTGTTGTATGTCGATCCTTCGGTCATCCTGGATGAAGGCATTGCTCCTGTCCGTCTGGCACCACTCCCGGCGGATGCGAGTGAACAGTGGCTGTATACCCTCTCTCCGGGACGCCAATCCACCGGGCGCCTCCATGCTGGAATGGATGGGCGTCGATGGATTACCACGAACCCCGTCCGACCCGGCGACAGCGGAAGTCCGCTGTTGGATTCCAGGGGTGATGTTGTGGGCATTGTTACAGCAGGAACGGTCCTTTCGCCCCGGACGGACGTCCTCCGGGAAGAAATCACGGTCGCGCATGACCCCCGTCCCTTGCTGCAGCCCTTCCTGGACGGGCAACCGCCCCGCACCATCGCGGATTTGATCCCCGTAAACGACCCCTGGCACCAGATGACGGAGTTGGGGGCGGCGATGGCCGCACTGTCCCGTCCCGACGGTCGCCGGGATATGAACGGATTATCCGTAGCCGCAACCCGGTCGCTCATCCTGTCGGAGTTGCTGGACCTCATGGACGCGGCCATCTCCGCTCCCATACCCGACCCCGAACTCCTCTACAGCCTCGGCTTGCTGGCGCATCTCGGCGGAGACAGGCAACTCGCGGAACAGGGTTTCCAGGCCTCCATCCAGGCCGAACCCGGACACTACGGCGCCAATTATCTGTTGGGACTCATCAATCTGGCACGGCGCGACTGGACGGAGTCCGATCTGCATTTCGGGCGCGCTGCCGCCGCCGGCCCATTCCGGCATCTGGCCACCTATGGACGCGCCAGGAGCGCGATGGGTATGCATGCATGGAGTCGTGCAGCCGCGTTGCTGCAGGACGTGATTGCGTACGACCCGTCCTTTGCACCCGCCCTCTTCGACCTGGGTCAGGTCCACGTGGCCCAGGGGCAACTCAACGAAGCCCGGCAGGTAGCGGGCGCCCTGGCGCGCGTGGACGGCTACTGGGCCCGTCGACTGGCGCGGATGATTGCGCGTCCTGAATGGGGTCCCAGCAGTCTCACCGAAATGCCCCTCGTGCCGTTCCGGATCCCTGACCTTCTTTAG